A single region of the Cereibacter sphaeroides 2.4.1 genome encodes:
- a CDS encoding tyrosine-type recombinase/integrase translates to MTHSIQWLVGRYLTHLESLVEAKLASLLTLRQRRSQLRRFCEMPTEDGGTYGEYDFRAPRSAIIAARDQWRHKPGEADNLVKSISAMYRWAIDEAEIATENPAVGIKKLNKGGGGAAAWTADDLKRFREAHPFGTTAHLWLTLQMFTACRIDDARKLGRSNEIDRGGTLWLEFQPGKKGSAPVSIPMLPPLLKAARAQKVQGATYLLTAAGKPFSTAESLRNRVQKWCAAAGIEGKSSHGIRKAAAELLAEAGCTQHQIMALMAHTQAKTSEIYTKGAQRRLLAADAAAALATLEW, encoded by the coding sequence GTGACCCACTCGATCCAATGGCTGGTCGGCAGATACCTCACGCACCTCGAGAGCCTCGTCGAGGCGAAGCTCGCCTCCCTGCTCACATTGAGGCAGCGCCGCTCTCAGCTGCGCCGGTTCTGCGAAATGCCGACAGAGGATGGCGGCACCTACGGCGAATATGACTTCCGGGCGCCTCGCAGCGCGATCATCGCCGCGCGGGACCAATGGCGGCACAAGCCCGGCGAGGCCGACAACCTCGTGAAGTCGATCTCGGCCATGTATCGGTGGGCCATCGACGAGGCGGAGATCGCGACCGAGAACCCGGCCGTGGGCATCAAGAAGCTGAACAAGGGAGGCGGAGGCGCCGCAGCCTGGACGGCCGACGACCTCAAGCGATTCCGCGAGGCGCATCCCTTCGGCACGACCGCGCACCTATGGCTCACGCTGCAGATGTTCACGGCCTGCCGGATCGACGACGCGCGCAAGCTCGGGCGCAGCAACGAGATCGACAGGGGAGGGACGCTCTGGCTGGAGTTTCAGCCCGGCAAGAAGGGAAGCGCCCCCGTCTCGATCCCGATGCTCCCGCCGCTCCTGAAGGCAGCGCGGGCCCAGAAGGTCCAAGGGGCTACATATCTGCTGACCGCGGCCGGCAAGCCCTTCAGCACCGCGGAGAGCCTGCGGAACCGCGTCCAGAAATGGTGCGCCGCCGCGGGCATCGAGGGGAAGTCCTCGCACGGCATCCGAAAGGCCGCGGCGGAGTTGCTCGCCGAGGCCGGATGCACCCAGCACCAGATCATGGCGCTTATGGCCCACACCCAAGCGAAGACCTCGGAGATCTACACGAAGGGCGCCCAGCGACGGCTTCTGGCGGCCGATGCCGCTGCGGCTTTGGCCACCCTCGAGTGGTGA
- the purM gene encoding phosphoribosylformylglycinamidine cyclo-ligase — MAEQQKGLTYADAGVDIDAGNALVERIKPAAKRTARPGTVSGLGGFGALFDLKAAGYQDPVLVAATDGVGTKLRIAIDTGEVDTIGIDLVAMCVNDLVCQGAEPLFFLDYFATGKLEVAQAARIIEGIAEGCAASGCALIGGETAEMPGMYHKGDFDLAGFAVGAMERGADLPQGVAEGDLLLGLGSNGVHSNGYSFVRKVVELSGLGWDAPAPFGGDSLGRALLAPTRLYVKQALAAVRAGGVHALAHITGGGLTENLPRVLPKGLGARIDLSAWELPPVFRWLAETASMAEPELLKTFNCGIGMIVVVAADRADEIAALLAAEGETVTRIGEVIAGEGVSYDGRLL; from the coding sequence ATGGCCGAACAGCAGAAGGGTCTGACCTACGCGGACGCAGGGGTGGACATCGACGCCGGCAACGCGCTCGTCGAGCGGATCAAGCCCGCCGCCAAGCGCACGGCGCGCCCGGGCACGGTCTCGGGTCTCGGCGGGTTCGGCGCGCTCTTCGACCTCAAGGCCGCGGGATATCAGGACCCGGTGCTGGTCGCTGCCACCGACGGGGTCGGCACCAAGCTGCGCATCGCCATCGACACGGGCGAAGTGGACACGATCGGCATCGACCTCGTGGCCATGTGCGTGAACGATCTCGTCTGCCAGGGCGCAGAGCCGCTGTTTTTCCTAGATTATTTCGCGACGGGCAAGCTCGAGGTCGCGCAGGCTGCGCGGATCATCGAGGGAATCGCGGAAGGCTGCGCCGCCTCGGGCTGCGCGCTGATCGGCGGCGAGACCGCCGAGATGCCCGGCATGTATCACAAGGGCGACTTCGATCTCGCGGGCTTCGCCGTGGGCGCGATGGAACGCGGTGCCGACCTGCCGCAGGGCGTCGCAGAGGGCGACTTGCTGCTGGGCCTCGGGTCGAACGGGGTCCATTCGAACGGCTATTCCTTCGTGCGCAAGGTGGTCGAGCTCTCGGGGCTCGGCTGGGATGCGCCCGCGCCCTTCGGCGGCGACAGCCTCGGGCGGGCGCTTCTCGCGCCGACGCGCCTCTATGTGAAGCAGGCGCTGGCGGCGGTGCGGGCGGGGGGCGTGCATGCGCTGGCCCATATCACCGGCGGCGGCCTCACCGAGAACCTGCCGCGCGTTCTCCCCAAGGGTCTGGGCGCGCGCATCGACCTTTCCGCCTGGGAGCTGCCGCCGGTGTTCCGCTGGCTGGCCGAGACCGCCTCGATGGCCGAGCCCGAGCTCTTGAAGACCTTCAACTGCGGCATCGGTATGATCGTCGTGGTCGCGGCCGATCGCGCCGACGAGATTGCGGCCCTGCTCGCGGCCGAGGGCGAGACAGTCACGCGGATCGGCGAAGTGATCGCAGGCGAGGGCGTGAGCTACGACGGCCGCCTTCTGTGA
- the purN gene encoding phosphoribosylglycinamide formyltransferase, which translates to MKRVAVLISGGGSNMLALLRSMEGAHPARPVLVASNDPAAAGLKRAAELGVPVAAVDHRPFRGDRAAFEAALLEPILAAEPDILCLAGFMRVLTPAFVARFEGRMLNIHPSLLPKYQGLHTHQRALEAGDAEAGCTVHEVTAALDDGPILGQARVPILPGDKAETLAARVLTREHALYPAVLRRFAAGDRTPLLLD; encoded by the coding sequence GTGAAACGGGTTGCCGTCCTGATCTCGGGCGGAGGCTCGAACATGCTGGCGCTGCTGCGCAGCATGGAGGGCGCGCACCCGGCGCGGCCGGTGCTCGTGGCCTCGAACGATCCCGCGGCGGCGGGGCTCAAACGCGCGGCCGAGCTGGGCGTGCCGGTCGCTGCGGTGGATCACCGGCCCTTCCGGGGCGACCGCGCGGCCTTCGAGGCGGCGCTGCTCGAGCCGATCCTCGCGGCCGAGCCGGACATCCTGTGCCTTGCCGGCTTCATGCGGGTGCTGACGCCCGCCTTCGTCGCGCGCTTCGAGGGGCGGATGCTGAACATCCATCCCTCGCTCCTGCCGAAATATCAGGGGCTGCACACGCATCAGCGGGCACTCGAGGCGGGCGACGCCGAGGCCGGCTGCACCGTCCACGAGGTGACGGCCGCGCTCGACGACGGGCCGATCCTCGGTCAGGCGCGGGTGCCGATCCTGCCGGGCGATAAGGCGGAGACGCTCGCGGCGCGTGTGCTGACGCGGGAACATGCGCTCTATCCGGCGGTGCTTCGGCGTTTTGCCGCGGGCGATCGCACGCCGCTGCTGCTGGACTGA
- the rnd gene encoding ribonuclease D: MQTITTTEALAAFCEAAKAEPYVTIDTEFLRERTYWSKLCLIQMALPGKTGEAVLVDPIEGPDMSLEPLYDLFRHEATVKVFHAARQDLEIFFVEGRAFPVPLFDTQVAAMVCGFGEQVGYETLVKKIAREQLDKTSRFTDWSRRPLSDAQKTYAIADVTHLRVIYEWLSAQIEKNGRQKWVEEELAILTDPETYTVRPEEAWLRIKTRTTSGRFLAVVKELARFREDYAQKNNVPRSRVMKDDALLEIASTRPTNAEELGRSRLLLREGRRGDIADGILAAVKAGMEVKNEDLPKPDLSREQLQVNPALADLLRVLLKAKSESLGVAARLIASASELDAIAAGERDLPSLKGWRLEAFGADALRLCRGEIALSAKGNDVRVVKL; the protein is encoded by the coding sequence ATGCAGACCATCACCACCACCGAGGCGCTGGCCGCCTTCTGCGAGGCCGCCAAGGCCGAACCCTATGTCACGATCGACACGGAATTCCTGCGCGAGCGCACCTACTGGTCCAAGCTCTGCCTGATCCAGATGGCGCTGCCGGGCAAGACCGGCGAGGCGGTGCTGGTGGACCCCATCGAGGGGCCCGACATGTCGCTCGAGCCGCTCTACGACCTCTTCCGCCACGAGGCGACGGTGAAGGTCTTCCATGCCGCCCGGCAGGATCTCGAGATCTTCTTCGTAGAGGGGCGCGCCTTCCCCGTGCCGCTCTTCGACACGCAGGTCGCGGCCATGGTCTGCGGCTTCGGCGAGCAGGTCGGCTACGAGACGCTGGTCAAGAAGATCGCACGCGAGCAGCTCGACAAGACCTCGCGCTTCACCGACTGGTCGCGCCGTCCGCTCAGCGACGCGCAGAAGACCTATGCCATCGCCGATGTGACCCACCTGCGGGTGATCTACGAATGGCTTTCGGCTCAGATCGAGAAGAACGGCCGGCAGAAGTGGGTCGAGGAAGAGCTCGCGATCCTCACCGATCCCGAGACCTACACGGTCCGGCCCGAAGAGGCTTGGCTCAGGATCAAGACCCGCACCACCTCGGGGCGCTTCCTCGCCGTGGTGAAGGAGCTCGCCCGTTTCCGCGAGGACTATGCGCAGAAGAACAACGTCCCGCGCTCGCGGGTGATGAAGGACGATGCGCTGCTCGAGATCGCCTCCACGCGGCCCACGAATGCCGAAGAGCTGGGCCGCTCGCGGCTTCTGCTGCGCGAGGGGAGGCGGGGCGACATCGCCGATGGCATCCTTGCCGCGGTGAAGGCGGGCATGGAGGTCAAGAACGAGGACCTGCCGAAGCCCGATCTCTCGCGCGAGCAGCTTCAGGTGAACCCGGCGCTGGCCGATCTCCTGCGGGTGCTGCTCAAGGCCAAGTCGGAAAGTCTGGGCGTTGCGGCGCGGCTCATCGCCTCGGCCTCCGAGCTCGATGCCATTGCCGCGGGCGAACGCGACCTGCCCTCGCTCAAGGGCTGGCGGCTCGAGGCCTTCGGGGCCGATGCACTGCGCCTCTGCCGGGGCGAGATCGCCCTGTCGGCCAAGGGCAACGACGTGCGCGTGGTCAAGCTCTGA
- a CDS encoding SufE family protein, with protein sequence MATQAFEEIAETFDFLDDWEDRYRHVIELGKAMPPLDEAFRVPATKVEGCASQVWIRPVIEGEGGGARFDFQGDSDAMIVRGLIAVLHALYSGLSVAEVGRVDAPAELARLGLDQHLSSQRSNGLRAMVERIRRVSAEVAAA encoded by the coding sequence ATGGCCACTCAAGCCTTTGAAGAGATCGCCGAGACGTTCGACTTTCTGGACGACTGGGAAGACCGCTACCGCCATGTGATCGAACTGGGCAAGGCGATGCCGCCGCTCGACGAGGCCTTCCGGGTGCCCGCGACCAAGGTCGAGGGCTGCGCGAGCCAGGTCTGGATCCGGCCCGTGATCGAGGGGGAGGGCGGGGGCGCGCGATTCGACTTTCAGGGCGACAGCGACGCGATGATCGTTCGCGGCCTGATCGCCGTGCTTCATGCGCTCTATTCCGGCCTGTCGGTGGCCGAGGTGGGCCGGGTGGATGCGCCGGCCGAACTGGCGCGGCTCGGCCTCGATCAGCATCTCTCATCGCAGCGCTCGAACGGGCTGCGCGCGATGGTGGAGCGGATCCGCCGTGTCTCGGCAGAGGTCGCGGCGGCCTGA
- a CDS encoding DUF427 domain-containing protein, whose translation MQMNNHIRLRKAEGKWVIRTDSAVLGETLNAIELTEGSRDPVIYFPREDVAMVMFDKSEKVTACPLKGEASYYSIVGASGTLKDAAWSYESPKEGLEAIAGYLAFAPDCTKVGQY comes from the coding sequence ATGCAGATGAACAATCATATCCGCCTGCGCAAGGCCGAGGGCAAATGGGTCATCCGGACGGATTCGGCTGTGCTGGGAGAGACGCTGAACGCCATCGAACTGACCGAGGGCAGCCGCGATCCGGTCATCTACTTCCCGCGTGAGGATGTGGCGATGGTCATGTTCGACAAGAGCGAGAAGGTCACGGCCTGCCCGCTGAAGGGCGAGGCGAGCTACTACTCCATCGTCGGCGCCAGCGGCACGCTGAAAGACGCGGCCTGGTCCTACGAATCACCGAAGGAAGGGCTCGAAGCCATCGCGGGCTATCTGGCTTTCGCGCCGGACTGCACCAAGGTCGGCCAGTACTGA
- a CDS encoding aminopeptidase P family protein — MFQTFHATSSPAQGPARLAALRQALTAEGLAGFLVPRSDAHQGEYVAARDDRLQWLTGFTGSAGFCLVLPEVAGVFIDGRYRVQVKHQVDLAHFTPVAWPEIQPGDWLREKLSQGVIGFDPWLHTADEIARLETALAGSGITLRPVENPLDRLWADQPDPPMGRAFVHPDALAGETGEAKRQRLAQTLAAAGRRAVVLSLPDSICWLLNIRGSDVPRNPVLHAFAVLHDDARVTLFAEAAKFDEATRAHLGAGVTLRPPQAFVPALRTLTGPVQVDRKTAPLAVLLELQDAGVEAVDGDDPCRLPKACKTAAEIAGMRDAHLRDGAAMVEFLTWLDAEAPKGGLTEIDVVTALEGFRRATNALHDISFDTICGAGPNGAIMHYRVTDGSNRPVQRDELLLVDSGAQYADGTTDITRTVAVGDPGQEARECYTRVLQGLIAISRARWPKGLAGRDLDALARYPLWLAGQDYDHGTGHGVGAFLSVHEGPQRIARISEVPLEPGMILSNEPGYYREGAFGIRLENLIVVEEAPALGDNRRQLAFETLTFVPFDRRLILPQLLSSAERDWIDAYHRDVLEKIGSRLSPAAWDWLEAAAAPL; from the coding sequence ATGTTCCAGACGTTCCATGCGACTTCCTCCCCGGCTCAGGGGCCGGCCCGGCTTGCCGCCCTGCGGCAGGCGCTGACCGCCGAGGGGCTGGCCGGTTTCCTCGTGCCGCGCTCGGACGCGCATCAGGGCGAATATGTGGCCGCGCGCGACGACCGGCTGCAATGGCTGACGGGCTTCACCGGCTCGGCCGGCTTCTGCCTCGTGCTGCCCGAGGTGGCGGGCGTCTTCATCGACGGTCGCTACCGGGTGCAGGTAAAGCATCAGGTGGATCTGGCCCATTTCACGCCGGTGGCCTGGCCCGAGATCCAGCCTGGCGACTGGCTGCGTGAAAAACTTTCCCAAGGCGTGATCGGCTTCGATCCCTGGCTCCATACCGCCGACGAGATCGCGCGGCTCGAAACGGCGCTGGCGGGCTCCGGCATCACGCTCAGGCCGGTGGAGAACCCGCTCGACCGGCTGTGGGCCGATCAGCCCGATCCGCCGATGGGCCGCGCCTTCGTTCATCCCGACGCGCTCGCGGGCGAGACGGGCGAGGCCAAGCGCCAGCGTCTGGCCCAGACGCTCGCCGCCGCGGGCCGCAGGGCGGTCGTGCTGAGCCTGCCCGACTCGATCTGCTGGCTTCTGAACATCCGCGGGTCGGACGTACCGCGCAATCCGGTGCTCCACGCTTTTGCCGTGCTGCACGACGATGCCCGCGTGACCCTCTTCGCTGAAGCCGCGAAGTTCGACGAGGCCACCCGCGCGCATCTGGGCGCGGGCGTGACGCTGCGCCCGCCGCAGGCCTTCGTGCCGGCACTACGGACACTGACAGGCCCGGTGCAGGTCGACCGCAAGACGGCGCCGCTGGCCGTGCTCCTCGAGCTGCAGGATGCCGGCGTGGAGGCGGTGGACGGCGACGATCCCTGCCGCCTGCCCAAGGCCTGCAAGACCGCGGCCGAGATCGCGGGCATGCGCGACGCCCATCTGCGCGACGGGGCGGCCATGGTCGAATTCCTGACCTGGCTCGATGCCGAGGCCCCGAAGGGCGGCCTGACCGAGATCGACGTGGTGACGGCGCTCGAGGGCTTCCGCCGCGCGACCAATGCGCTCCACGACATCAGCTTCGACACGATCTGCGGCGCGGGTCCGAACGGCGCGATCATGCATTACCGCGTGACCGACGGCTCGAACCGCCCGGTGCAGCGGGATGAGCTGCTGCTCGTCGACTCGGGCGCGCAATATGCCGACGGCACCACCGACATCACCCGCACGGTCGCGGTGGGCGATCCGGGGCAAGAGGCGCGGGAATGCTACACCCGCGTGCTGCAGGGGTTGATCGCGATCAGCCGCGCGCGCTGGCCCAAGGGGCTGGCCGGGCGCGACCTCGACGCGCTCGCCCGCTATCCGCTCTGGCTCGCCGGACAGGATTACGACCACGGCACGGGCCACGGCGTCGGCGCGTTCCTGTCGGTCCACGAGGGGCCGCAGCGGATCGCCCGCATCTCCGAGGTGCCGCTGGAGCCGGGCATGATCCTGTCGAACGAGCCCGGCTATTACCGCGAAGGCGCCTTCGGGATCCGGCTGGAAAACCTGATCGTCGTCGAGGAGGCCCCTGCCCTGGGCGACAATCGTCGGCAACTGGCCTTCGAGACGCTGACCTTCGTGCCCTTCGACCGCCGCCTGATCCTGCCGCAGCTCCTGTCCTCGGCAGAGCGGGACTGGATCGACGCCTACCACCGGGACGTTCTCGAAAAGATCGGTTCACGCCTGTCGCCCGCGGCTTGGGACTGGCTGGAAGCGGCGGCTGCGCCTCTTTGA
- the cobT gene encoding cobaltochelatase subunit CobT: protein MSKPSDNPADPFKKALAEATKTLACDPEMTVTFTVDPAGMNREGMRLPQVSRRMTRDEVMLARGTADAFALRRRYHDDALSARYLPQGQMAREIYEAMETARCEAVGARTMPGTAGNIDARIGHEAERKGYAQITQAADAPLATAAGYLVRHLATGRTLPGGADNVMELWRGFIEQQAGDTLQNLDEVLSDQAAFARLARKVISDLGYGDQLGDDPDTDEQDEAGEDAETDEDDSQSQGEDESEESPEAQPERSQEEQQDPTEAQVSMDDQPDSDQGEEMELPEGEAPLEPPPPAAYSEADPAYVVFATEFDEEIRAEDLAEPAELERLRAYLDQQLEPLKGAVSRLANKLQRRLQAQQNRSWEFDREEGILDAGRLARVVANPTTPLSFKVEKDTEFRDTCVTLLLDNSGSMRGRPISIAAICADVLARTLERCQVKVEILGFTTRAWKGGQSREKWLAAGRPQQPGRLNDLRHIVYKGADAPWRRARENLGLMMKEGLLKENIDGEALEWAHRRLSSRAETRKILMVISDGAPVDDSTLSVNPASYLEKHLRDVIAMVERKRQVELIAIGIGHDVTRYYARAVTITDVEQLAGAMTEQLASLFDADPKKRIGKRRVA, encoded by the coding sequence ATGAGCAAGCCCAGCGACAACCCCGCCGATCCGTTCAAGAAGGCCCTTGCCGAGGCGACGAAGACCCTCGCCTGCGATCCGGAGATGACGGTGACCTTCACGGTCGATCCCGCGGGGATGAACCGCGAGGGGATGCGGCTGCCGCAGGTCAGCCGCCGGATGACGCGCGACGAGGTGATGCTCGCCCGCGGCACGGCCGATGCCTTCGCCCTGCGCCGCCGCTATCACGACGATGCCCTGTCGGCCCGCTACCTGCCGCAGGGCCAGATGGCGCGCGAGATCTACGAGGCGATGGAGACGGCGCGCTGCGAGGCGGTGGGCGCGCGCACCATGCCCGGCACTGCCGGCAACATCGACGCGCGGATCGGACACGAGGCCGAGCGGAAGGGCTATGCACAGATCACCCAGGCCGCGGATGCGCCGCTCGCCACGGCGGCGGGCTATCTCGTGCGCCATCTGGCGACGGGGCGCACCCTGCCCGGCGGCGCCGACAATGTGATGGAGCTCTGGCGCGGCTTCATCGAGCAGCAGGCGGGCGACACGCTTCAGAACCTCGACGAGGTGCTGTCCGATCAGGCGGCCTTCGCCCGGCTCGCGCGCAAGGTGATCTCGGATCTGGGCTACGGCGACCAGCTCGGCGACGATCCCGATACCGACGAGCAGGACGAGGCGGGCGAGGACGCGGAGACCGACGAGGACGACTCCCAGAGCCAGGGCGAAGACGAGTCCGAGGAGTCGCCCGAGGCGCAACCCGAGCGCAGCCAGGAAGAGCAGCAGGATCCGACCGAGGCGCAGGTCTCGATGGACGACCAGCCCGATTCGGATCAGGGCGAGGAGATGGAGCTGCCCGAGGGCGAGGCGCCGCTCGAACCCCCGCCGCCTGCAGCCTATTCCGAGGCCGATCCGGCCTATGTCGTCTTCGCCACCGAGTTCGACGAGGAGATCCGCGCCGAGGATCTGGCCGAACCGGCCGAGCTCGAGCGCCTGCGGGCCTATCTCGACCAGCAGCTCGAGCCGCTGAAGGGCGCGGTGAGCCGGCTTGCGAACAAGCTGCAGCGCCGGCTTCAGGCGCAGCAGAACCGCAGCTGGGAATTCGACCGCGAGGAAGGCATCCTCGATGCCGGCCGCCTCGCGCGGGTGGTGGCCAACCCGACCACGCCGCTCTCGTTCAAGGTCGAGAAGGACACCGAATTCCGCGACACCTGTGTGACGCTGCTGCTGGACAATTCCGGCTCGATGCGCGGTCGGCCGATCTCGATCGCCGCGATCTGCGCCGATGTGCTCGCGCGCACGCTGGAACGCTGTCAGGTCAAGGTCGAGATCCTGGGCTTCACCACGCGCGCCTGGAAGGGCGGGCAGAGCCGCGAGAAATGGCTGGCAGCGGGCCGTCCGCAGCAGCCCGGGCGGCTCAACGACCTGCGCCACATCGTCTACAAGGGCGCCGACGCGCCCTGGCGGCGGGCGCGCGAGAATCTCGGCCTGATGATGAAGGAAGGGCTCCTCAAGGAGAACATCGACGGCGAGGCGCTGGAATGGGCGCATCGTCGGCTGAGCAGCCGGGCCGAGACGCGCAAGATCCTCATGGTGATCTCGGACGGGGCGCCGGTGGACGATTCCACCCTGTCGGTGAACCCGGCGAGCTATCTTGAAAAACATCTCCGCGATGTGATCGCGATGGTCGAGCGCAAGCGGCAGGTGGAGCTCATCGCCATCGGCATCGGCCATGACGTGACGCGCTACTATGCGCGCGCCGTGACGATCACCGATGTGGAGCAGCTGGCCGGCGCCATGACCGAGCAGCTGGCATCGCTTTTCGACGCCGATCCGAAGAAGCGCATCGGCAAACGGCGGGTGGCCTGA
- the cobS gene encoding cobaltochelatase subunit CobS, whose protein sequence is MFHQRPGARKGGRCGNKADGMLDMTVRPTEEISVRETFGIDTDMKVKGFAERTDRVPDIDPTYKFDADTTLAILAGFAYNRRVMIQGYHGTGKSTHIEQVASRLNWPCVRVNLDSHVSRIDLIGKDAIKLVDGKQVTTFQEGILPWALRNPCAIVFDEYDAGRADVMFVIQRVLETDGKLTLLDQNEVITPHPCFRLFATANTVGLGDTTGLYHGTQQINQGQMDRWSLVATLNYLSHDAEVAIVLSKNPHYNTEKGRKQISQMVTVADLTRTAFMNGDLSTVMSPRTVISWAQNAEIFRNVGYAFRLTFLNKCDELERQTVAEFYQRCFNEELPESAASTAMK, encoded by the coding sequence ATGTTTCATCAAAGGCCGGGCGCCCGGAAGGGCGGCCGATGCGGCAACAAGGCGGACGGAATGCTGGACATGACTGTGAGACCCACCGAGGAAATTTCCGTTCGCGAGACCTTCGGCATCGACACCGACATGAAGGTGAAGGGCTTCGCCGAGCGCACCGATCGGGTGCCGGACATCGATCCCACCTACAAGTTCGATGCCGACACGACGCTCGCGATCCTCGCAGGCTTCGCCTACAACCGCCGCGTCATGATCCAGGGCTATCACGGCACCGGGAAATCCACCCATATCGAACAGGTGGCGAGCCGGCTCAACTGGCCCTGCGTGCGGGTGAACCTCGACAGCCACGTCAGCCGGATCGACCTGATCGGCAAGGACGCGATCAAGCTGGTGGACGGCAAGCAGGTCACGACCTTCCAGGAAGGCATCCTGCCCTGGGCGCTGCGCAACCCCTGCGCCATCGTCTTCGACGAATATGATGCGGGCCGCGCCGACGTGATGTTCGTGATCCAGCGCGTGCTGGAAACCGACGGCAAGCTCACGCTGCTCGACCAGAACGAAGTCATCACCCCCCACCCGTGCTTCCGGCTGTTCGCGACCGCGAACACCGTGGGCCTGGGCGACACGACCGGCCTCTACCACGGCACTCAGCAGATCAACCAGGGCCAGATGGACCGCTGGTCGCTGGTGGCCACGCTGAACTACCTCAGCCACGATGCCGAGGTGGCGATCGTCCTGTCGAAGAACCCGCATTACAACACCGAGAAGGGCCGCAAGCAGATCAGCCAGATGGTGACGGTCGCGGATCTCACCCGCACCGCGTTCATGAACGGCGACCTCTCGACGGTGATGAGCCCGCGGACCGTGATCTCCTGGGCGCAGAACGCCGAGATCTTCCGCAACGTGGGCTATGCCTTCCGGCTCACCTTCCTCAACAAGTGCGACGAGCTCGAACGCCAGACGGTGGCCGAGTTCTACCAGCGCTGCTTCAACGAGGAACTGCCGGAAAGCGCCGCCTCCACGGCGATGAAATGA
- a CDS encoding J domain-containing protein — protein MTNRPPFEFDIRVSSDKKRRKTGRRGMSGAFETSNRQCEYPDCSEAGIYRAPKSPDLLDEFFWFCKDHVREYNLKWNFFQGSGEDEIKRIMEKDRLWGRETQPFAKRPDEGRVWSRLGVDDPMEILGEKATQNPGKVATTATRKLPPTERKALEILDARDTWTKLEIRKQYKSLVKDLHPDMNGGNRADEERLQEVVWAWDQIKDSRYFRD, from the coding sequence ATGACGAACCGCCCCCCCTTCGAATTCGACATCCGGGTCTCCTCGGACAAGAAGCGGCGCAAGACCGGCCGCCGGGGCATGTCGGGCGCGTTCGAGACGTCCAATCGTCAGTGCGAATATCCCGACTGCTCCGAGGCGGGCATCTATCGGGCCCCGAAATCGCCGGACCTGCTCGATGAGTTCTTCTGGTTCTGCAAGGATCACGTCCGCGAATACAACCTGAAATGGAATTTCTTCCAGGGATCGGGCGAGGACGAGATCAAGCGCATCATGGAGAAGGACCGGCTCTGGGGCCGCGAAACCCAGCCCTTCGCCAAACGTCCCGACGAGGGCCGCGTCTGGTCGCGGCTGGGCGTCGACGACCCGATGGAGATCCTGGGCGAGAAGGCCACGCAGAACCCCGGCAAGGTCGCCACCACCGCCACGCGTAAGCTGCCGCCGACCGAGCGCAAGGCGCTCGAGATCCTCGACGCGCGCGACACCTGGACGAAGCTCGAGATCCGCAAGCAATACAAGAGCCTCGTGAAGGACCTGCATCCGGACATGAACGGCGGCAACCGCGCCGACGAGGAACGGCTGCAGGAAGTGGTCTGGGCCTGGGACCAGATCAAGGACAGCCGCTACTTCCGCGACTGA
- a CDS encoding BolA family protein, with translation MGVVEEIRDRLEAAFAPEELEVMDESEQHRGHGGWREGGETHFRVRMRAAAMATQTRLERHRAVNAALGKDLVGRIHALALDVAG, from the coding sequence ATGGGCGTGGTCGAGGAAATTCGTGATCGGCTGGAGGCGGCCTTCGCGCCGGAAGAGCTTGAGGTGATGGACGAAAGCGAGCAGCACCGCGGCCATGGCGGCTGGCGCGAGGGCGGCGAGACGCACTTTCGTGTGAGGATGCGTGCGGCCGCGATGGCGACGCAAACCCGGCTCGAGCGGCATCGGGCGGTGAATGCGGCGCTCGGGAAGGATCTCGTCGGGCGCATTCACGCGCTCGCGCTGGATGTAGCCGGCTGA